From the genome of Candidatus Atribacteria bacterium ADurb.Bin276:
CGATCTTGACGACAAATGCTCCCCATCAAATAGGCAATTCGAGATAAATTAAAGATGACATCTTCTCGTGAATAGTTAGCGGGAAGAATCTTTCTCATTTCCTCAGTAGAGAGGGTATATCCCGGAATACAAGCAACGAGATAAATAGTATCAAAAAAGGGGAATTTTTGATAGTGTATTTGTTCACCATTTTTCATGGCTATCGTTAAACCACCAACCATGGCAGGGATGACATTATCAGGATGCCCTTCAATCTGAGTGGCGAAATGAACCATATCTTGAATTGAAAGTACCCTTCCATTCAACTCGTTAACAGTGACTACCGCCGCGGAAATACAAGCCGCGCTACTTCCCAACCCCCGGCAGACTGGAATCTGGTTGAATGCTTCAACTTCCAAGCCTTGTTCGGGAAAATTCTTCATTTTTGTAATCTTTTTAACGGTTTTAAAAAATAGATTCCGATCGTCTTCGGGGAGACAACTTTCTCCTTCGCCTCGATTTCGTATAATATATTTGTTCTCTTTAATGGGTTGAACTCGAACAGTATAAAAGAGATCCAGAGCCATTCCCAAGACATCAAATCCACATCCTAAGTTGGCGGTGGTTGCCGGTATGCTGACTTCAATCATGCTTTTCTCCAGATAATCCAAGGCGATCAACGATTGCCTCTTCCGATGCTTCCAATTCTTCGATTCGATCCCGGCATTGTTCTATGGCGATATCAGGATCTTTCAGCCCGTGACCGGTGAGTACACAAACAACCGATTCATTTCCCTGGAAAAATCCGGCTTGATTTTTTTTCAATACACCAGCCAAAGAAGCCGCTGAAGCAGGCTCAACAAATAATCCTTCTTCCCCGGCTAACATTCTCTGCGCTGAAAGGATTTCTTCATCGGTTACCGCTTCAATGCTCCCCCCCGACTCATCGCGGGCGTTGATTGCCCCTTTCCAGCTGGCGGGATTCCCAATCCGTATTGCCGTGGCAACGGTATGAGGTTTTTCAACCGGTACCCCAGTTACCAATGGGCAAGATCCTTGAGCTTGAAACCCAATCATCTTGGGTAGGACATTGATTTCTTTTCGGCTAAAAAGTTCTTTAAAACCCTTCCAATAGGCGGTTATATTCCCAGCATTGCCAACCGGTAAAGCCAGATAATCAGGCACCCCTTGCATCCAATCAACGATCTCGAAAGCGGCGGTTTTTTGGCCCTCAATTCGAAAGGGATTGATGGAATTCACCAATGCCACCGGATAATGCGAGGTTATGGAACGGACGATCGTCAAAGCCTCATCAAAATTTCCCTTGATAGCAATAACCCGTGCTCCATGCATCAATGCTTGTGAGAGCTTCCCTAAGGCAATTTTACCCTGAGGAATTATGACGATACAGGCAACTCCCGCCCGCCGGGCATAAGCAGCCGCTGAAGCAGAAGTATTCCCAGTTGAAGCACACATGATCACTTTCTTCCCTTCTTCAACTGCCTTAGCAACTGCCATGACCATTCCACGGTCTTTAAAGGAACCAGTTGGATTCATTCCTTCAAATTTAAAAAAGAGAGATTTTAATTTTAACTGCTTAACAATATGTTGAGACCGGATAAGAGGAGTATTCCCTTCCTGTAAAGTTAATTCCGGTGTCCTAGGAGCTACAGGAAGATAGTCAGCAAAATGCGAAATAACACCAGGCCAGTACAAGAGCATGCCTCCTTGATCATATTAAAATAATTGTGATAAAGAATATCATAAAATCCTTGATTTGTAACATCTTGATTTCTTTTCGCCAAGATTTCCTTACCAATCGGTTTCATTGACAGAACCGACTAAAAATCATACTATTTTGATATCCTTAGAAAGGTAGTGTGCTATCTCATGAAAATTTCAACCAGAGCTCGTTACGGATTAAGATTATTAGTCGATTTAGCCGAACATTCAGGGAAAGACCCGGTTAAATTAAAAGATATCTCTCAACGTCAGGGCATATCCCTCAATTACCTTCGGCAGCTTATCATGCCCCTGGAATCGAATAAGATCGTTCGAAGCATCCGTGGAAACCGAGGTGGATATCTATTAGGAAAAAAACCTGAAGAAATCAACCTGCTGGACATCATGAACCTGTTAGAAGGCCCAATTGATTTAGTCGATTGTGTTCATAACAAAAACCTTTGCCAAATATCGGATACCTGTCCTACTCGTAAAATATGGGTAGAAATATCGGAAAAAATGGAGCAGTCACTCGTCCAAAAAAGTTTGAAAGATCTGATGGAAAATAATGAAATACACAACTAAATATTAAAACAGGGGGTCGAAATCGATTGTCCAAAAATTACCTGCTGGTCCCATTCTTTTTAGCTTTGATTGTTATAGGATTAGGACTCTCCGGAATTGGGTCGGTCGTTCCCGAAATGACCAAACAGTTTGGTGTCACCTCAGCTGTGATGGGACGGGTATTTCTGTTTCATGGATTGGGGTACTTCATTTCCATCATGATCGCCGGTTTTTTAGGTGACATTATGCAAAAATCTTTCCTGCTTCGGTTGGGATTGTTAATCAGCGCTTTAGGATTTGCCGGAATCGCTTCTTTTCAAGGTTTTTCCCCAGTAATCCTCAGCTTCATGGCAATGGGTATTGGGCTTGGTTTTTTGGACTGCATGGTGAATCCAATTTTAACCGAAATATTTACCAAAAATCCCGGCACCATTCTCAATATTGTCCATGCTTTTTACGGCCTTGGCTCTCTATCTGCTCCTCGACTCTATGCTTTTTTAAGTCAACGACAATATAACTGGCAGAATTTTTATACGTTGGTAACAGTTATCACCGTGGTGGTTTTTATTCTTTTTCTCCTCCCCTTTCTCCCCAAAAGTCAGGGGAAAATGGGATTTCGAAATATTTTAAAAATTTTCCGCTATCGGGCCTTTTGGTTCATGGGAGCCATAACCATGTTCTACTCCGGAGGAGTAACCATCCTGAATGGATGGTTAGTGTCCTATTTCAAAGAAAAAGGATTATCAGTCCCAATTGGAGCGGTTTACCTATCCTTTTTTTGGCTGGGATTAATGGTTGGTCGTTTTGTCCTTTCCTGGATGGTTGATCGAATCGGTCATCTCCGTATGATCCAGCTTAATACCATTGGAGGAATCATTTTTGCAGCTTTAACCATCAGTCTTCCCATATCAGCCATTCTCACCCCTACTCTTCTCTTCTTAACCGGTTTCATGCTCTCAACGATTATGCCGACTACTCTCACTTATGCAGTGGTTAATTACCCAGAAACTGCCTCAACCGCTTCCGGATGGGTCTTAACCAATAATGGGATTGCTACGCTCTTATTTCCGTGGTTTGGAGGAATATTAGCCTCACTCACCAGTTTCCAAACCACTCTGTTGATGGTGCCGATTTTGCTCATCATTATGCTTTCTTTTCAATGGCTCTTAGCAGGAGAAATCAAAAAAGTCCAGAAATCCCCAGTCAAAACCGTTCCCAGTGGCTAATAGGCATAGACTCTACCGTAAGGGCGAGTGGTGGTTGGAAAAACCTTAACGAAGTCATCGCATTTTAACTCAGGAATTTCTAAGCTAAGGTCAGCAGAAAATTCCTGAAGGTACAAATTGATTTCATCAAAATCTTCGGGAATCGGCTTTTCAATGCCGATTCCCGGACCAGCCTGTTCCGGTTGGAATCGCCCACGAATAAACAACTTCCCTCCATTCATTCCCGAAGCAATGAATTTCCCTACTGGGGAACAATTTGAATCGTAACCCAAACCTAATACCACTATTAAACCACCGGCCATATACTCACCAAGAAAATCTCGGCTCGAGCCACCAATCATGATAACTGGATAATCGTCAATGATGGTGTCACCCGACATTCTCGATCCGTCTTGGTTGAGAATGCCAACCAAGGCACATCCAGAAGGTATGCGGTAAAGTTGGTCCTCTCTCATGATTTCTTCACCTCGATCCTTTTTAAAATCAGTGAACAGTGATGAGAAAAATTTCGCCCTTTCTTTATTTTTTCCCATCAAGGGAGAAAGAATTATGGTGTTGCATCATCCAGAGGTTTCGTTATCGGAAGCCGTGAGGATCTGCTGCCCATTTCCTCGGTTCTTCAATATCACCGTTGGTTAAAATTCAAGAATCAAGACCTGACCCCAGAAATTACCTCCTTTGTCGATAAAAAAAGGGCGCTTTGCTCCAACAACGGAGCAAAACGCCCTTGTCTCAATCTTAATGTCCAACACTGGACAATTTTTCTTTATAAAATATAAATAATTTAGATTTCTTGATAAACTAAAACGTCTTAATAAAATTGTAAAAAAATTCTAATAAAAGTGAGTAGTCCTGTCAATTGGAATAACTCAATTTTTTTAATAACGAGTCAGGCTTAAATAAAAACGAGTCAGCAAAATGCCGATATAAGCTAAAAGGTAGGTAATAAAAACAATATTAATTAAAAATCCGACTAGAGGGATAAATCGAATCAACCAAACCAGGAAATAACCAATCACTAATAATGCCAAGGCAAGGATGAAAAATGCGAATACTTCAGCCAGATTTTCATAAACCATACGGAAACTGGTTTTTATGGCACTAAAAGGGTCGTCTCCGCTAATCACTATTGCCGGTAAACAAAAAATTAATAAGAAAGCCAGAAAAAAACCAGCGAAAACAAACCAAACCGAAAAGAATCCAATTAATAATCCCAGACCCAGACAAGCTAAAAGAACATCCGAAAATCGGCTCTGGATAATGCGGTAAACCCGTCGAAAATCGATCAGATTACGGTATTGATAATCCCAGACCAAAGCAATAAGAAAACTCATCCCGAGAAACACGGTAAACATTCCAGCAATTCCTAAACCAGCCAGAGTAAATGATTGTAGGTAGGAGGATATCCATACCAACCGTCTCCCCGGGGTCATGTATAGTATAAGAGAAAAAATCAATGCCGGCGCTGCTGTGGTGAGAATAAACGATGGGCGACTGATTAAAAGACGGAAACTACTCTTGGCTTCATTCCAGAACTCTCGGCTATTAATCATGTTCTTCTCCTATGGGAAAATATTCGACTCAGTTCATATTACTATCATTCATGGGTCATGACAAGTTTTTTACCGAGAAAATTTGAGTTGATGGTATAATACCAAAAAGAAGCATGCCAACCAAAAAAGGGGGATGTGTTTTGAGAAATTTTTTCATGATTTGGTTTTTGATCTTAATCCTTCTTCTGCTCTTTTGTCCAACCAGCTTCGCTTTAGATGCTTTTGATCAAGCACAAATTTATTTAGAAAGTGGGGACATTGACCGAGCCATTCAAATTTTGAAACCTTTAACCAATTCTTCAAATGAAGATGAGCTCTCTCAGGTGGTTGAGGTTTTGTATACTCTTTTCAGTGAAAAAGGCCAAAACCAGGACGCGATTCATGTTCTCCAAATTTTTATCGAAAAATTCCCCCGAACTCAATCAGCCTATTTGTATCGATATTGGATAGCCAAAACCGAAGAAGATAACAAAAAATATCAGGAATCTTTGAAACTTCTACAAAAAATTGTCGCTGAATATCCCACCGATATTGGTGATCCTTTTAATATCCGTCAGCAAGCGATGGAAGATATAGCTCACCATCAAGAAAATTATTTTGGAAACTACACTGAAGCTATCAACAGTTATTTAACTATTTTATCCCAATATCCTGATTTTGAAGAAAAATCGAGAATTCTATTACAAGTTGCTTCCTGCTATGAAAAAATGAATCAATTCGATAAAGCCATGGAATTCTATCAGAAAATTCGCTTTCAAGAAACCGATCCTTATTATCTTGATCTGTCTGAATTGAGAATTGAATATCTTCAATCGGATCCAACTTGGACAAGAAAAAATTCAGCAATTTTAATCAAAGAGCTTGGAGATGCTTTTGCTAAAAAAGACCTTCAGGCTATCGAAAGTTTAGCTAAAAAAGGCGATTTTTGGACGGGTCAAATGTTCAGTGAATTTGAAATTGTGAGATTTTCCCAAATTATTCCCTATTTTTCAACCTATTTAACTCAATCTACCCTCCAAATTCACCCGGCTGAAAAGAAGGAAAATGAGTATTATATTCTAAAAATCACCTCTTGGGGCGATCCTGACTTTCCAATTCTTTATCTCTATATCGAGAAGGGAATTTATGGATGGGAATGGAGCAAAATTGTCCTGTCCAATCCTGAAATCGAGTGTCAGGTAAACAACTTTGATGATACCTAACCTGAAATAAATTTGATATTATTCATTTTTTTTGTAAAATAGAAGGAGTAACTTAAAGTCAGCTAATAATTATAGAATACATATTGATTAGATAATGATATATCAGCCCTCGAAACACCAAGCTGAATCCTCCTCATGTTAGAGGAGTTGAAGGTAACAATTCCTCTGGGGGAGGTTTCATGCCACCTTCTGATTAAAAAAGGTTATTAACTTTAATATATTGTTCTATTCCACAATATACATATATTTATTACCAATGAGGTGATTTTGTGCAAAAACGAGAAGCCTTAAAAAAAAGGACAACCTTTGAAACCGATATTGAAATATATATTCTTCTTGATGGTCAGCGGCAAATCGAACTTGACCTTCCGATTCCTTTTTTTCCTCATTTATTGAAAAGTATGGCATTTTATGCTGATTGGGATCTCAATATAAAAGCTCGTGGTGATGTTGAAGTTGATTTTCACCATCTGGTTGAAGATATTGGGATTGTGTTGGGCGAAGCCTTTCGAACTGCGCTTGGGGAAACAAAAAATATTCAACGTTACAGTACTCAATTCATTGCCATGGATGAGGCTTTGAGTATGGTCTCTATTGATGTTGGTGGTCGATCCTTCCTTAATTACGATGTCTCAATTGGTTCTCAAAAAGTTGGTGATTTTGAGGCTGATCTGATAGAAGAATTTCTAAGGGCTTTTACCAACCACGCACACATTACTCTTCATGGCAAATCATGGTGGGGTAAAAATGGACACCATATCTTAGAGTCTCTTTTCAAGGCTTTAGGAAAAGCTTTTAAAGAAGCACTGATATTAAATGGTAATACAATTCCCTCCACCAAAGGAATCATATAGGAGAATATTAAAAATGATTGTTATTATTGATTATGGAATAGGTAATTTACACAGCGTATCAAAAGCTTTAGAAAAATTAGGGTTTGAAAACCAAATCAGCAAAGATCCGGATTTGGTTGAAAAAGCTCCTGCTCTTATCCTTCCTGGGGTCGGATCTTTTGGTGAAGCGGTTGAACAAATGGAAAAAAATAACCTCATTGATGTTATCTGCAATTCAGTTCAAAAAGGAAAGCCAATTTTAGGCATTTGTTTAGGGCTGCAATTGCTTTTTGAAAAAAGTCAAGAATCGACAAAGAAAAAAGGGTTATCATTCATCGAGGGAGAGGTACGGAAACTTCCTCCAACCAATAAAGTTCCTCATATGGGGTGGAATAAAATTCTTTTTACCGAAAACAACCCGCTCTCGGGATTGATACCCGATGGCCGTTTCTTTTATTTTGCCCATTCTTATTACGTCGTACCGGAATCGAAAGAAAGTATTGTGGGAATCAGCAATTATAACGTGGTTATTCCGGTCATTATCAACCAAGATAATATCTGGGGCGTACAATTTCATCCAGAAAAAAGCTCAAAGTGGGGAATCCATTTTCTTGAAACCTGGGCAAAGAGAGTTATCCCATGATTTTACCCATTCCAGCTATTGATATTATCAACGGGCAGTGTGTTCGCCTGGAAAAAGGCGACTACTCACAAATGAGTATTTACAGCGATTCCCCTCTTGACATGGCGCTGTACTGGGAAGGAAAAAACGCTCCGATGCTTCACCTGATCGATTTAGACGGTGCAAAAATTGGCAAACCAGTTAATTTATCAATATTTTCGAAGATCATTCAATCGGTTCATATTCCAGTAGAGGTTGGTGGTGGTATCCGTAGTCTTTCCACTTTCCTCTCCTATCTCGATGCTGGTGCTCAACGGTTAATCTTTGGAAGTGTCGCTGTCCAAAATCCCAAACTTGTCGAGGATTGCATCAAAAGAAGCCAAGAAAGCGTTGTAGTGAGCATTGACTCCCGAAACGGTTTGGTTGCCCTGCAAGGTTGGACCGAAAAAACCACCATATCCGCCGTCGATCTTACCAACAAGTTAAAAAATTTGGGTGTGATCAATTTTATTTATACTGATATTGAGCAGGATGGTACTCTTCAGGGAGTGAACCTCAACCGTATTCAAAAATACCTTCAAGAAACTGAAGTCCCAACTTTCATTGCCGGAGGAGTTGCCACTTTCGAGGATGTGTTACAACTTAAAAAATTAAAACCTTGGATAAAAGGTATTATCTTAGGAAAAGCACTCTATTCGGGTGCATTACAATTTGAAGAAGTTCAGAAAATTCTTCAGGAGGAAGAAAAGTGCTCGTTAAAAGAATAATCCCCTGTTTAGATGTCAAAGAAGGAAAGGTTGTCAAAGGAATCCACTTTGAAAATCTCAAGGATGTCGGCGATCCGGTCGAGCTGGCCAAACGCTACGAAGAAGAAGGTGCTGATGAATTAGTATTTTTAGATATCACCGCATCCTATGAAAAAAGAGAGACTATGGTGAAGATTGCTGAAAAAGTTGCCCAGAACATCTACATGCCCTTTACCGTAGGTGGTGGAATCAGTACCCACGAACATGTCAGCAATCTTCTCAAAGCAGGAGCCGACAAAGTATCTATCAATACGGCAGCAGTGCTCAATCCCGATTTGATATCTCAACTGGCTGAAAAATTCGGAAGTCAGTGTGTCGTAGTTGCCATTGATGTCAAAAAAACCTGGGACCGCATTACCCGCCGCAGCTATTGGGAAGTCTACATTAATGGAGGGAGAACACCAACCGGGAAAGATGCCATAGCCTGGGCAAGTCAAGTCGAAAGCCTGGGCGCCGGTGAAATTCTTCTCACCAGCATGGATACCGACGGAACACAAAATGGTTATGATTTATTTCTCACCAGGAAAATCGTTGATGGAGTAAAAATTCCAGTAATCGCTTCTGGTGGAGCTGGAAAATTAGAACATCTTCTGACGGTTTTTCGTGAAGGAGGAGCCGACGCTGCACTGGTCGCTTCAATTTTCCATTATAAGAACTTTACTATTCAGGAAGCTAAAGCCTTTCTTAAAAAACGTGGAATCCCAGTAAGGATTGAAGAGCCATGATGAAATCCCTGATTGAGAATCTTCATTTTGATGAAAATGGCTTGATTCCAGCAATCATCCAAGATGAAAAAAGTGGCAAGGTTTTAATGATGGCGTATATGAATGCCGAAGCTTTGGAAAAAACCATCACCACAGGTAAAACCTGGTTTTATAGTAGAAAAAGAAAAACCTTATGGAATAAAGGGGAAACCAGCGGCCATTACCAACTGGTAAAAGATATTTTTATCGATTGCGACCAGGATACTCTCCTGATAACGGTTGAGCAAAAAGGAGCTGCTTGTCATACCGGATTCAACTCTTGTTTCCATCGTCAGGTTTCAGAAAAAGGAATATCTTCAACTCAATCGGAATTGCCTCCTTATGCATTAGCATCATTCCCACAAGAACTTTTTGATGTCATTCAAGAACGAGCTAAGAACCCATCAGCACAGTCTTATACTAGTAAGCTTTTGCAATCGGGAAAAGAAAAAATTCTACGGAAAGTTTCTGAAGAAGCGACTGAAGTCCTGCTGGCTTCATTAGAAAATGATGAACAAAAAAAAGAACATTTACAATGGGAAATAGCTGATCTTCTCTATCACCTTTTGGTCCTCATCCAGCATGAAAAATTAAATTGGTATGATATTATGAATGAGCTTAAAAAAAGACGAAAGTAATCAAGAAAGAATTCAAATTTCCCTCCTCCCACTCGCTCTCGATCTTTTTCTCCTGGTGGGAGAATACTTTCTTCTTTTTTCCTCTCCCCTGGTGGGAGAGGATTAAGGTAAGGGGGAACTTGGATAATCTCCTTGAGCTATATTTCAAAACACTAAACCTGGATCTCAATCACAGGTCTCACCCTCATCCTGACCTTCTCCCATCAAGGGAGAAGGAATAGACAAAACAGAGTCTGAATGAATTATAATATTAAAAAATGGAATATATAATTCATTCTTTAATCTATTGAATAGGTATCTCTTCTTTAAAGTTCGAAAATCTCTTGAATTGAAAAAAACGATATGATATTATGTATGCCGTCGCGTGGGTCCATAGCTCAGCGGTAGAGCAGTCGGCTCATAACCGATCGGTCCCTGGTTCGAATCCGGGTGGGCCCACCAATTTAAAAGAATTAACAATAACCCTATGGCAACTCTACAACAATTACTTGATTTTTTTGAATATCTATATCCGTCCCACTTTGCCCTGCCTGATGACCGAACCGGCCTTCAAATCAAGGGCGACCGGAGTCAAATTTCCCGAGTTTTAGTTGCACTGGAACTCAATCAGGAAGTTTTTCTCAAAGCCCTGAAACATCGAATTGATTTTTTATATCTCCATCACCCTCCAATCTGGAATCCATTGTTTACTTTAACCATTGATGATCCCTGGTGCCGGATGATAACTCGACTTTTTCACGAAGGAATAAGTGTTCTTGCCCACCACACCAACCTTGACATCTACCCTGGAGGAATTGCTGATCAGTGGGTATCGATCCTTCAGCTCCAAGGGAAGGTGAAGTCGCTTTCCCCAAAATCGAGCGCCAGCTTTAAAATCATAACCTATGTCCCACCTAATTATTTAGAAACTGTCGCTCAATCTCTTTTTCAAAGTGGTGCTGGGGTTATCGGTCAATATCGATCGTGTAGTTTTCAGATCGAAGGCATAGGTACTTTTCTTCCCATAGAAGGAGCTCAACCTTTTTTAGGAAAAGTTGGAAATAGGGAAAAAGTCAAAGAAATCCGGATTGAGGTTACCTTCTCAGATCCGAGACTCATCAATCAGTTGGTTGATGCCATTAAATCAACTCATCCCTACCAAAATCCGGTAATCGATATTTACCCACTATGCTCTAACAGTTCTGTTTTTGAAGGCTTAGGTCGTTTAGTTGTTTTAAATCAACCTTTAAAATGGAAATCTTTTATTAAGTACTTAAAACC
Proteins encoded in this window:
- the thrB gene encoding Homoserine kinase; the protein is MIEVSIPATTANLGCGFDVLGMALDLFYTVRVQPIKENKYIIRNRGEGESCLPEDDRNLFFKTVKKITKMKNFPEQGLEVEAFNQIPVCRGLGSSAACISAAVVTVNELNGRVLSIQDMVHFATQIEGHPDNVIPAMVGGLTIAMKNGEQIHYQKFPFFDTIYLVACIPGYTLSTEEMRKILPANYSREDVIFNLSRIAYLMGSICRQDREGFFSALDDAIHQPFRGQKIPGFFEVRDYLHQKGKGEAVISGSGSTILLMLREPITSSDEKKISELFAQKGTNNLVIKKVNWQKQGIRVKQT
- the thrC gene encoding Threonine synthase, with translation MYWPGVISHFADYLPVAPRTPELTLQEGNTPLIRSQHIVKQLKLKSLFFKFEGMNPTGSFKDRGMVMAVAKAVEEGKKVIMCASTGNTSASAAAYARRAGVACIVIIPQGKIALGKLSQALMHGARVIAIKGNFDEALTIVRSITSHYPVALVNSINPFRIEGQKTAAFEIVDWMQGVPDYLALPVGNAGNITAYWKGFKELFSRKEINVLPKMIGFQAQGSCPLVTGVPVEKPHTVATAIRIGNPASWKGAINARDESGGSIEAVTDEEILSAQRMLAGEEGLFVEPASAASLAGVLKKNQAGFFQGNESVVCVLTGHGLKDPDIAIEQCRDRIEELEASEEAIVDRLGLSGEKHD
- the cymR_2 gene encoding HTH-type transcriptional regulator CymR, coding for MKISTRARYGLRLLVDLAEHSGKDPVKLKDISQRQGISLNYLRQLIMPLESNKIVRSIRGNRGGYLLGKKPEEINLLDIMNLLEGPIDLVDCVHNKNLCQISDTCPTRKIWVEISEKMEQSLVQKSLKDLMENNEIHN
- a CDS encoding putative transporter, with translation MSKNYLLVPFFLALIVIGLGLSGIGSVVPEMTKQFGVTSAVMGRVFLFHGLGYFISIMIAGFLGDIMQKSFLLRLGLLISALGFAGIASFQGFSPVILSFMAMGIGLGFLDCMVNPILTEIFTKNPGTILNIVHAFYGLGSLSAPRLYAFLSQRQYNWQNFYTLVTVITVVVFILFLLPFLPKSQGKMGFRNILKIFRYRAFWFMGAITMFYSGGVTILNGWLVSYFKEKGLSVPIGAVYLSFFWLGLMVGRFVLSWMVDRIGHLRMIQLNTIGGIIFAALTISLPISAILTPTLLFLTGFMLSTIMPTTLTYAVVNYPETASTASGWVLTNNGIATLLFPWFGGILASLTSFQTTLLMVPILLIIMLSFQWLLAGEIKKVQKSPVKTVPSG
- a CDS encoding GXGXG motif protein encodes the protein MREDQLYRIPSGCALVGILNQDGSRMSGDTIIDDYPVIMIGGSSRDFLGEYMAGGLIVVLGLGYDSNCSPVGKFIASGMNGGKLFIRGRFQPEQAGPGIGIEKPIPEDFDEINLYLQEFSADLSLEIPELKCDDFVKVFPTTTRPYGRVYAY
- a CDS encoding tetratricopeptide repeat protein, giving the protein MRNFFMIWFLILILLLLFCPTSFALDAFDQAQIYLESGDIDRAIQILKPLTNSSNEDELSQVVEVLYTLFSEKGQNQDAIHVLQIFIEKFPRTQSAYLYRYWIAKTEEDNKKYQESLKLLQKIVAEYPTDIGDPFNIRQQAMEDIAHHQENYFGNYTEAINSYLTILSQYPDFEEKSRILLQVASCYEKMNQFDKAMEFYQKIRFQETDPYYLDLSELRIEYLQSDPTWTRKNSAILIKELGDAFAKKDLQAIESLAKKGDFWTGQMFSEFEIVRFSQIIPYFSTYLTQSTLQIHPAEKKENEYYILKITSWGDPDFPILYLYIEKGIYGWEWSKIVLSNPEIECQVNNFDDT
- the hisB gene encoding Imidazoleglycerol-phosphate dehydratase; the encoded protein is MQKREALKKRTTFETDIEIYILLDGQRQIELDLPIPFFPHLLKSMAFYADWDLNIKARGDVEVDFHHLVEDIGIVLGEAFRTALGETKNIQRYSTQFIAMDEALSMVSIDVGGRSFLNYDVSIGSQKVGDFEADLIEEFLRAFTNHAHITLHGKSWWGKNGHHILESLFKALGKAFKEALILNGNTIPSTKGII
- the hisH1 gene encoding Imidazole glycerol phosphate synthase subunit HisH 1, whose product is MIVIIDYGIGNLHSVSKALEKLGFENQISKDPDLVEKAPALILPGVGSFGEAVEQMEKNNLIDVICNSVQKGKPILGICLGLQLLFEKSQESTKKKGLSFIEGEVRKLPPTNKVPHMGWNKILFTENNPLSGLIPDGRFFYFAHSYYVVPESKESIVGISNYNVVIPVIINQDNIWGVQFHPEKSSKWGIHFLETWAKRVIP
- the hisA gene encoding 1-(5-phosphoribosyl)-5-((5-phosphoribosylamino)methylideneamino) imidazole-4-carboxamide isomerase; its protein translation is MILPIPAIDIINGQCVRLEKGDYSQMSIYSDSPLDMALYWEGKNAPMLHLIDLDGAKIGKPVNLSIFSKIIQSVHIPVEVGGGIRSLSTFLSYLDAGAQRLIFGSVAVQNPKLVEDCIKRSQESVVVSIDSRNGLVALQGWTEKTTISAVDLTNKLKNLGVINFIYTDIEQDGTLQGVNLNRIQKYLQETEVPTFIAGGVATFEDVLQLKKLKPWIKGIILGKALYSGALQFEEVQKILQEEEKCSLKE
- the hisF gene encoding Imidazole glycerol phosphate synthase subunit HisF yields the protein MLVKRIIPCLDVKEGKVVKGIHFENLKDVGDPVELAKRYEEEGADELVFLDITASYEKRETMVKIAEKVAQNIYMPFTVGGGISTHEHVSNLLKAGADKVSINTAAVLNPDLISQLAEKFGSQCVVVAIDVKKTWDRITRRSYWEVYINGGRTPTGKDAIAWASQVESLGAGEILLTSMDTDGTQNGYDLFLTRKIVDGVKIPVIASGGAGKLEHLLTVFREGGADAALVASIFHYKNFTIQEAKAFLKKRGIPVRIEEP
- the hisE gene encoding Phosphoribosyl-ATP pyrophosphatase produces the protein MMKSLIENLHFDENGLIPAIIQDEKSGKVLMMAYMNAEALEKTITTGKTWFYSRKRKTLWNKGETSGHYQLVKDIFIDCDQDTLLITVEQKGAACHTGFNSCFHRQVSEKGISSTQSELPPYALASFPQELFDVIQERAKNPSAQSYTSKLLQSGKEKILRKVSEEATEVLLASLENDEQKKEHLQWEIADLLYHLLVLIQHEKLNWYDIMNELKKRRK
- a CDS encoding putative GTP cyclohydrolase 1 type 2, whose product is MATLQQLLDFFEYLYPSHFALPDDRTGLQIKGDRSQISRVLVALELNQEVFLKALKHRIDFLYLHHPPIWNPLFTLTIDDPWCRMITRLFHEGISVLAHHTNLDIYPGGIADQWVSILQLQGKVKSLSPKSSASFKIITYVPPNYLETVAQSLFQSGAGVIGQYRSCSFQIEGIGTFLPIEGAQPFLGKVGNREKVKEIRIEVTFSDPRLINQLVDAIKSTHPYQNPVIDIYPLCSNSSVFEGLGRLVVLNQPLKWKSFIKYLKPLLKNESSLFNRKDFGNSTLQKIALCPGSGGSLLDKVILEKAEVYISGDLSHHEIEELKLYQIEYIPVPHGDGERLGLKMIFANLKNSALEHLPEVVFLFEDELDGEDSKISG